Proteins from one Paenibacillus amylolyticus genomic window:
- a CDS encoding ATP-binding protein, translating into MLNNALHATAPEQQAVFDIYLRAEEQMLYVDVKDNGTGIAAEDQPKIFERFYRGELKKRLNRGLGLGLTYSRLLAQEQGGELTLVSSSPEGSMFRLSLPRWTATQEAKNTEKAYRAPAKA; encoded by the coding sequence TTGCTCAACAACGCACTTCATGCCACAGCTCCTGAACAACAGGCTGTCTTCGATATTTATCTGCGTGCAGAAGAACAGATGCTGTATGTTGATGTGAAGGACAATGGCACAGGCATCGCGGCTGAGGATCAACCCAAGATTTTCGAACGCTTCTATCGTGGAGAACTCAAGAAACGTCTTAACCGCGGCCTGGGTCTTGGATTAACCTATAGTCGGCTACTCGCTCAGGAGCAAGGCGGTGAACTGACACTTGTCTCCAGCAGCCCGGAAGGCAGCATGTTCAGATTAAGCCTGCCACGCTGGACTGCAACCCAAGAAGCCAAGAATACAGAAAAAGCATACAGAGCACCCGCTAAAGCGTAA
- a CDS encoding 4-hydroxyphenylacetate 3-hydroxylase N-terminal domain-containing protein encodes MPVKSGTQYRERIDAQSVPCWYKGNLITGKRSEHVAFAGLMETQMHMYDLQSDPKFAETMTYASPADGKPVGISFLPPTSADDLRKRREGMNIWANVHHGFLGRSPDYMNTAIMSFYTGADLLNELSPQYAENLKNYYAYCRDHDITLSHAFIQPYASKISGQLDATEDAIAAKVVDRTEEGLIISGAFMMATQAATSDEIFVYPSPSPAPFDDENPFAFSFAVPNDLPGISLVCRDTYAAESHTNYPLSSRYEEMDNIVIFDRVLVPHERIFFAGSEEMSSRLFSGSNFHIHAGHQVLCRYIAKTEFVLGTIQLLTDTLDLNTEAHVIEKTARLFAGLESLKALAVAAEAGAIPDGRGFVLPAPKPLMAANLLFPKLYPEMIEVLQLLGSSGVIMIPQEEEFQSDIAPSLNIYLKGSDMASYERNALFRLIWELGAGSFGGRQTQFERFFFGNVLTVSNRLYSVYNKDQTHRQLVRDFLSNTGK; translated from the coding sequence ATGCCTGTTAAAAGTGGCACACAGTATCGCGAACGAATTGATGCACAATCCGTCCCTTGCTGGTACAAAGGTAACCTTATTACTGGAAAACGCTCTGAACATGTAGCATTTGCTGGTTTAATGGAAACTCAGATGCACATGTATGATCTGCAATCTGATCCTAAATTTGCGGAAACGATGACGTATGCCTCTCCAGCAGACGGCAAACCTGTGGGCATATCCTTTCTGCCCCCAACGAGTGCCGACGATCTCCGTAAACGACGGGAAGGGATGAATATCTGGGCTAATGTCCATCATGGCTTTCTTGGTCGCTCACCCGATTACATGAATACAGCCATCATGTCCTTTTACACAGGTGCCGATCTCCTGAACGAATTATCTCCCCAATATGCAGAAAATCTCAAGAATTATTATGCCTACTGCCGTGATCATGATATTACGCTATCCCATGCCTTCATTCAGCCCTATGCCAGCAAAATCTCAGGACAGTTGGATGCCACTGAAGATGCCATTGCCGCTAAGGTCGTAGATCGCACCGAGGAAGGCCTCATTATTAGCGGAGCATTCATGATGGCTACACAAGCGGCCACTTCGGATGAGATTTTTGTCTATCCTTCACCTTCACCCGCCCCATTTGATGACGAAAATCCATTTGCATTCTCATTTGCTGTCCCCAATGATCTTCCAGGAATCAGTTTGGTATGCCGGGATACCTATGCAGCGGAATCTCACACCAACTATCCACTGAGTTCCAGATATGAAGAAATGGACAATATCGTCATCTTTGACCGGGTGCTCGTTCCGCATGAACGAATATTTTTTGCAGGTAGTGAGGAGATGTCCTCGCGTCTCTTCAGTGGTAGCAACTTTCATATTCACGCAGGTCATCAGGTACTGTGTCGTTATATTGCCAAGACCGAATTTGTTCTCGGTACAATCCAGCTGCTCACGGATACGCTCGATCTGAATACGGAAGCACATGTTATCGAGAAAACTGCACGTCTGTTCGCAGGTCTTGAATCATTAAAAGCATTAGCTGTAGCCGCGGAGGCAGGTGCCATACCTGATGGACGAGGATTTGTATTACCTGCACCCAAACCATTGATGGCAGCCAATCTCCTTTTCCCGAAACTTTATCCTGAGATGATTGAAGTTCTGCAACTTTTGGGTTCGAGTGGGGTAATTATGATCCCTCAGGAAGAGGAGTTTCAATCCGATATCGCTCCTTCACTGAATATATATCTGAAAGGGAGCGATATGGCTTCTTATGAACGCAACGCTCTGTTCCGCCTGATCTGGGAGCTTGGGGCTGGATCATTCGGGGGCAGACAGACTCAGTTCGAACGATTCTTTTTTGGCAATGTGCTTACGGTATCCAACCGACTGTACTCCGTCTACAACAAAGATCAGACCCATCGTCAACTCGTTCGGGATTTTCTATCCAACACCGGTAAATAA
- a CDS encoding response regulator transcription factor has product MKSILIVEDEQAIARVLAAYLRKAEFEVHHAADGPTALTLFDTVTPSLVLLDVMLPGMDGWDLLRIIREKSACPVIMLTALDDISDRLNGLNAGADDYMSKPFVPEEVVARVNAVLRRNPHWTSGGEEKRSFGNLVIDLAAKQVLLNGAEVALTPRDLSLLFFLSDYPNRTFTRDHLIEQVWGMDYDGSDRAVDLSIKRLRQALSHWSPETGEIRTLRGMGYQFWIAN; this is encoded by the coding sequence TTGAAATCCATACTTATCGTCGAGGATGAGCAAGCTATTGCACGAGTATTGGCTGCTTATCTGAGAAAAGCAGAATTTGAAGTTCATCATGCAGCAGATGGACCCACTGCACTTACCCTTTTTGATACCGTCACGCCTTCCCTTGTATTGCTTGATGTGATGCTGCCAGGAATGGACGGATGGGATCTGCTGCGGATTATTCGTGAAAAAAGTGCTTGTCCCGTGATCATGCTAACCGCACTGGATGACATTTCAGACCGTCTCAACGGATTGAATGCCGGTGCGGACGATTATATGAGCAAACCTTTTGTACCGGAAGAAGTGGTCGCCAGAGTAAATGCGGTGTTGCGCCGTAATCCACATTGGACCTCGGGTGGTGAAGAGAAGCGTTCCTTTGGAAATCTCGTCATTGATCTGGCTGCCAAGCAGGTTCTCCTGAACGGTGCAGAGGTTGCACTCACACCTCGGGACCTGTCATTGCTGTTCTTCCTGTCCGATTATCCGAATCGTACATTTACCAGGGATCACCTGATTGAACAGGTATGGGGGATGGACTATGATGGCAGTGACCGTGCTGTGGACCTATCGATTAAACGACTACGTCAAGCCCTCTCCCACTGGTCGCCAGAGACGGGAGAGATTCGGACGTTGCGAGGAATGGGGTATCAATTTTGGATCGCCAATTGA
- a CDS encoding HAMP domain-containing sensor histidine kinase — protein MDRQLKQKKPKRTISILSHWTLRYFLILCIGFTIIVAGALYWIRTTSIEKSLKTAELLGLEIADHVTGENNMLRVPPDLDRLVTKREKLFNTDHYFCVMILDNNNQLIFSQPKMEQKDVQYRLSDDYREPRNNKYAGVTVNISEGDQTLGKVWVMQSKQSITFGPETIWLVALILGGLILCGWFTIYLLSNKLSRPIRQVAYAAEQIRGGNYEVSLDLDTREREINELVNSFRDMATRLQQLEEWRTLSLAGVSHELKTPVTSIKGLVMAVRDDVVSPQEGKEFLDIALKESERMERMVADLLDYNAMAAGSVAVRKERTDLKLLVGEIIYQWKIAYEDKMPEVQLYAPPANFFTMGMLSAFSRSLSICSTTHFMPQLLNNRLSSIFICVQKNRCCMLM, from the coding sequence TTGGATCGCCAATTGAAACAGAAGAAACCCAAACGAACCATATCCATTCTGTCACACTGGACATTGCGATATTTTTTGATCTTGTGCATTGGTTTCACGATTATTGTGGCAGGGGCACTCTACTGGATTCGAACAACTTCCATTGAGAAAAGCCTCAAAACCGCAGAACTGCTTGGTCTGGAGATTGCCGATCATGTGACCGGTGAAAATAATATGCTTCGCGTTCCACCCGATCTGGACAGACTGGTAACCAAGCGAGAGAAATTATTTAATACAGATCATTATTTTTGTGTCATGATCCTGGACAATAACAATCAATTGATCTTTTCCCAGCCTAAAATGGAGCAAAAAGACGTGCAGTATCGACTGTCAGACGACTATCGCGAACCACGTAATAACAAATATGCAGGCGTAACGGTCAACATCTCTGAGGGCGATCAAACCTTGGGCAAAGTGTGGGTCATGCAGTCCAAACAGTCGATTACATTTGGTCCAGAGACCATATGGCTTGTTGCACTAATCCTGGGAGGACTGATCCTCTGTGGATGGTTTACAATCTATCTCCTGTCCAACAAATTATCCAGACCGATTCGACAGGTCGCCTATGCCGCTGAACAGATTCGAGGTGGCAATTATGAGGTGAGTCTCGACTTGGATACACGAGAGCGTGAGATCAATGAACTTGTCAATTCATTCCGCGATATGGCCACGCGTCTCCAACAACTCGAAGAATGGCGTACACTTTCGCTGGCAGGGGTAAGTCATGAACTCAAAACACCCGTGACTTCCATCAAGGGGCTCGTTATGGCAGTACGTGACGATGTCGTGAGTCCACAGGAAGGAAAAGAATTTTTGGATATCGCTTTGAAGGAATCCGAACGCATGGAGCGTATGGTCGCTGATCTGCTTGACTATAATGCCATGGCTGCAGGAAGTGTTGCCGTTCGGAAGGAACGGACAGATCTGAAACTGTTGGTCGGCGAGATCATCTATCAGTGGAAGATTGCATATGAGGATAAAATGCCAGAAGTTCAGCTGTATGCCCCTCCAGCCAACTTTTTTACCATGGGGATGCTCTCCGCATTCAGCAGATCATTGTCAATTTGCTCAACAACGCACTTCATGCCACAGCTCCTGAACAACAGGCTGTCTTCGATATTTATCTGCGTGCAGAAGAACAGATGCTGTATGTTGATGTGA
- a CDS encoding nitroreductase family protein yields the protein MSTGLSQDISSGKRRAGTCEFSPLPVPQSVIRKLLDEADPSLYVMSSEPWRFMLFAGEGRQLYLEAVRQSYPPHLADRYGDWATYQYTEAIPTHLVVVAPMNARQDDLLPAKAWSKRFSILAAEQGLNAVWKINDYQQHPVFMNLMGLTSEERVLGVFHIGYGDQPALRDMDTSRPASELMTVYDHLV from the coding sequence ATGTCTACCGGTCTAAGTCAAGATATAAGCAGCGGCAAAAGACGCGCAGGAACGTGCGAATTCAGTCCGTTGCCAGTACCCCAGTCGGTTATACGCAAGTTGCTTGATGAAGCAGATCCTTCGTTATATGTGATGAGTTCAGAACCTTGGAGGTTTATGTTGTTTGCAGGCGAAGGGCGACAGCTATATCTGGAAGCGGTCAGACAGAGCTATCCACCCCATTTGGCTGATCGCTACGGCGATTGGGCTACATATCAATACACGGAAGCGATCCCTACACATCTGGTTGTCGTTGCACCTATGAATGCCCGTCAGGATGATCTTCTGCCGGCCAAAGCCTGGAGCAAACGTTTTAGTATTCTGGCTGCGGAACAGGGATTAAATGCGGTCTGGAAGATCAATGATTATCAACAACATCCGGTGTTTATGAATCTGATGGGTTTGACAAGTGAAGAGAGGGTACTGGGGGTATTCCATATTGGTTACGGAGACCAGCCTGCATTGCGGGATATGGATACAAGCAGACCAGCCTCTGAACTGATGACGGTCTATGACCATCTGGTATAG
- a CDS encoding S-layer homology domain-containing protein, with protein MSQADTDAATSALEHVMQQMQVIPPQLDELRAKLAEGHTYQQTDWSTATWAVLTKALEGAQQVLDDPRATQTDANTAVKRLHDAIQGLSNVDKTQLHQYIQQMQQQNESSYTRRSWSVLQQSLQASIEVRDNHAAVQSEVNSALSTLKQAFANLVSLEALTTGKTATASSSAGTGGNQANSPEGAIDNNPNTSWGTDKSIGSWWQVDLGKVANLRKMEMSMWSGGIKYTIEVSNDNQNFVKVVDTTSDVVVSTAPSHVLPEGTEGRYIRVTIKTGPTWVGFMEFEAYGTFPADKSALQATVDNAEKLKQTDYTTSSWNVFSKVLSEAKAFMLDVESSTQEVSKADQALQDAVSKLVRQDGTPDPGQPSQPSVPSQPSNPGTGPSTGNPAVTSPVGSGNGPVKGSITVKGSATGDDKYSIRPDASQLTQALQSMDAGNRTLKLFADVPDTAKTVTFQLAASQLAAWVRSEEVQSLDVVVGTTTVRVPLRSLPLTIAENAGTFDIVVAKGSTDALSSSQKAGIGNHAIVDVNVLMNNKPLSWTDRAIEVALSSVEQPKLNDVVMVVHSISPTGEMKPVTYSKYDDKTKTMAFKPLESGSYVIADVEVPLHDLQNHNWALQEVQNLYGKGILMGMSATRFAPQGELTRAQFLQMIIKGIGYTRQSDATISLPTDVMEGQWYADSVRHGIEMNIIQGRADGSFAANERISREDMAVMLNRALKVVQREDATNTVQGNKGFADEAEIAGYAKEAVVSMQQLGLLNGMPDGTFAPKETANRAQGAVAVARLMEQLY; from the coding sequence GTGTCTCAAGCGGATACAGATGCAGCGACATCAGCATTGGAACATGTAATGCAGCAGATGCAGGTGATTCCCCCGCAGCTTGACGAGCTTCGAGCCAAATTAGCGGAAGGGCACACATATCAGCAGACTGACTGGTCTACGGCCACTTGGGCGGTATTGACCAAAGCGCTGGAAGGCGCTCAGCAGGTCTTGGATGATCCAAGAGCAACACAGACGGATGCGAATACAGCGGTTAAACGTTTGCATGATGCCATTCAAGGTCTATCCAATGTGGACAAAACACAACTGCACCAGTACATTCAACAAATGCAGCAGCAGAATGAATCTTCTTATACACGCCGGAGCTGGTCTGTATTGCAACAATCTTTACAGGCATCGATTGAGGTGCGGGATAACCATGCTGCTGTCCAGTCTGAGGTGAATTCAGCACTGAGTACGTTGAAACAGGCCTTTGCTAATCTGGTCTCTCTGGAGGCTTTAACAACGGGCAAAACAGCAACGGCTTCAAGCAGTGCAGGGACTGGAGGCAATCAAGCCAACTCTCCTGAAGGTGCAATTGACAACAATCCGAACACTTCATGGGGAACCGATAAGAGTATCGGCAGCTGGTGGCAAGTGGATTTGGGGAAAGTTGCAAACTTGCGCAAGATGGAAATGTCGATGTGGAGCGGCGGCATCAAATATACGATCGAAGTGTCCAATGATAACCAAAACTTTGTGAAAGTAGTGGACACCACAAGTGATGTGGTTGTATCGACCGCACCTAGCCATGTTCTTCCGGAAGGCACGGAGGGACGTTATATTCGGGTAACGATTAAAACAGGCCCAACATGGGTAGGATTCATGGAATTTGAGGCTTACGGTACATTCCCGGCGGACAAATCTGCACTGCAAGCTACTGTAGATAACGCTGAGAAATTAAAGCAAACCGATTACACGACTTCAAGCTGGAATGTATTCAGTAAAGTGCTTTCTGAGGCGAAGGCATTCATGCTGGATGTTGAATCTTCAACGCAAGAGGTAAGCAAAGCGGATCAAGCGTTACAAGATGCTGTGAGTAAGCTTGTACGTCAAGATGGTACACCTGACCCTGGTCAACCATCCCAACCAAGTGTACCTTCACAACCATCTAACCCGGGAACAGGTCCTTCGACGGGGAATCCAGCTGTAACCTCACCCGTTGGATCGGGCAATGGACCAGTGAAGGGTTCAATAACGGTAAAAGGATCAGCAACAGGGGATGACAAGTACTCGATTCGTCCAGATGCATCCCAATTAACTCAGGCTCTTCAATCCATGGATGCAGGAAATCGTACGTTGAAGCTGTTCGCAGATGTGCCTGATACAGCCAAGACAGTTACATTCCAATTGGCTGCAAGCCAACTGGCAGCATGGGTTCGTTCCGAGGAAGTGCAATCCCTGGATGTAGTCGTAGGAACGACTACCGTTCGTGTTCCTCTGAGATCACTCCCGCTAACCATTGCGGAGAATGCTGGTACGTTTGATATCGTGGTGGCAAAAGGATCGACAGATGCACTGTCCTCATCTCAAAAAGCAGGAATCGGTAATCATGCGATTGTTGATGTGAATGTGTTAATGAACAATAAGCCACTATCATGGACAGACAGAGCGATTGAAGTTGCTCTATCCAGTGTAGAGCAACCTAAGCTGAATGATGTGGTTATGGTCGTACATTCCATATCTCCAACTGGGGAGATGAAACCTGTTACGTACTCTAAGTACGATGACAAAACGAAGACGATGGCGTTCAAACCGTTGGAATCCGGAAGTTATGTCATTGCAGATGTTGAAGTGCCGTTGCATGATTTGCAAAACCACAATTGGGCTCTCCAGGAAGTGCAGAACCTCTACGGTAAGGGAATCCTGATGGGGATGAGCGCAACTCGTTTTGCCCCGCAAGGTGAACTGACCAGAGCACAATTTTTGCAAATGATCATTAAAGGCATTGGTTATACACGTCAGTCCGATGCAACCATTTCGCTCCCAACGGATGTGATGGAAGGGCAGTGGTATGCCGATTCAGTAAGACATGGCATTGAGATGAACATTATTCAAGGCCGGGCGGATGGAAGCTTTGCAGCCAATGAACGTATCTCACGAGAAGATATGGCTGTTATGCTGAACAGAGCTTTGAAGGTAGTGCAGCGTGAGGATGCGACCAATACTGTACAAGGAAATAAAGGGTTTGCAGACGAAGCCGAGATCGCTGGTTATGCGAAAGAAGCTGTAGTCTCGATGCAACAACTTGGACTGCTGAATGGCATGCCTGATGGCACGTTTGCTCCGAAAGAAACAGCGAATCGTGCACAAGGGGCTGTTGCAGTCGCCAGACTGATGGAACAGCTGTATTAG
- a CDS encoding DUF1540 domain-containing protein: protein MAKDVLCEVNSCRHWAQENKCNASSIYIVSHSSKEASRSAETDCKTFEVK from the coding sequence ATGGCAAAAGACGTATTGTGTGAAGTTAATTCCTGTCGTCACTGGGCTCAAGAGAACAAATGTAACGCTTCTTCAATCTACATCGTGAGCCACAGTTCCAAAGAAGCAAGTCGGTCTGCTGAAACAGACTGCAAAACTTTTGAAGTGAAATAA
- a CDS encoding YceI family protein: MNKKAKAWLITGVAAVAVIGGGGYYFTNSYLGNNVEIEQVLPASTATSTTTVDSTGGVVANETAGAEQLNGDWSISEGSKVYFSVTTSQETVNFVDEQVTGNWTINVDDASQMKAEGQIEMDGVDSGNAQRDGHVKQADFFDTATYPQATFTATSFEGVPAEWPVGQTVDIKMNGTLTVKGIEKEVTFDAKVAYENNEVLLSATSMVTFEDFGMENPHSVVLSTENDIQVQLELKLTK; this comes from the coding sequence ATGAACAAGAAAGCAAAAGCATGGCTTATTACAGGTGTAGCGGCGGTTGCCGTAATCGGTGGCGGTGGTTACTACTTCACAAATAGCTACTTGGGGAATAACGTGGAGATTGAGCAGGTGCTTCCTGCCAGCACAGCGACTTCAACAACAACAGTAGATAGTACAGGTGGGGTTGTCGCTAATGAAACGGCGGGAGCAGAGCAATTGAACGGAGACTGGAGCATCAGTGAAGGTTCCAAAGTATACTTCTCTGTAACTACTTCGCAGGAGACTGTCAACTTTGTGGACGAGCAGGTAACAGGCAATTGGACTATTAATGTAGACGATGCTTCTCAGATGAAAGCCGAAGGACAGATCGAGATGGACGGGGTTGATTCCGGGAATGCACAGCGTGATGGTCACGTAAAGCAAGCCGATTTCTTCGATACTGCGACATATCCGCAAGCTACGTTTACGGCGACTTCATTTGAAGGGGTGCCTGCGGAATGGCCTGTCGGTCAAACGGTGGATATCAAAATGAACGGTACCCTTACGGTTAAAGGCATTGAAAAAGAAGTGACATTTGATGCAAAAGTCGCTTATGAGAATAACGAAGTGTTGTTGTCGGCAACATCCATGGTGACGTTTGAAGATTTCGGAATGGAAAATCCGCACTCTGTCGTACTCTCGACTGAAAATGATATCCAGGTACAGCTCGAATTGAAACTCACCAAATAA
- a CDS encoding glycosyl hydrolase 53 family protein gives MNKRYISGCLVLLMLFCDLGLLVRPAAAEEAKVNVALNKAVTVSTEYLEWGSQKEHLVDGKSDTHWAATAGVTTEQPQWAMIDLGQDYSLSGAQITWRENTIVKYMIETSADQETWTKVVDQSENADPKQIADLTFEQKGVRYIRLNISFFKGEGVWPEILEFKVWGEAEGTEPANIMNYDPVEVKTVTRSAPVLPNQVKAWYQNGKSGMVPVIWDHIEPSEYASTGNFTVTGTVYGAPPEPRPEAKVIVEGYREDYVRGVDISTLTAIEDKGGKYVDSNGTERDLLDILKDRGVNYVRLRLWNDPQKSGGYNDKEDVIRLAKRVKEKGMKILLDFHYSDEWAHPGQQLRPKAWEVLSFEELKQEVYNYTVEVVGEMKAKGAMPDMVQIGNEINSGLLNGLSSDVNFNENVALLKSGIDAVRAVEGEVTNNADKVKIMIHLAEGGKADMFDWYFSELEKRELKYDIIGLSYYPFWHGTFADVQKTMNEVSNKFQKDVIIAETSYPFSYKNGDAHGNIIGSDEALHVGGADFPATVQGQYDAIAGIMDMIANVPNNHGAGFFYWEPAWIPAGVGWIASEGNAWENQAMFDYDEFPANGGHSYEGRALWSLDVYKRGLNLLPADRQQLAAALARAESLVVTDFTPESWGLWLRQSPQRMQYTNRHTRRVECLKRIQMQRHQHWNM, from the coding sequence GTGAATAAAAGGTACATAAGCGGTTGTCTGGTATTGCTGATGCTGTTCTGTGATCTGGGACTGTTGGTTCGTCCAGCGGCTGCGGAAGAGGCGAAAGTGAACGTGGCACTTAACAAGGCAGTTACGGTAAGCACAGAATATTTGGAGTGGGGGAGCCAAAAGGAGCACTTGGTTGATGGTAAAAGTGATACGCATTGGGCTGCTACCGCAGGAGTGACAACGGAACAACCACAGTGGGCCATGATTGATCTGGGTCAAGACTACAGTCTGTCCGGAGCGCAAATAACGTGGAGAGAAAATACGATTGTTAAATATATGATAGAAACATCTGCTGACCAGGAGACATGGACGAAAGTTGTTGATCAAAGTGAAAATGCCGATCCCAAACAGATCGCTGATCTGACTTTCGAGCAGAAAGGTGTACGATACATCAGACTGAACATTTCCTTTTTCAAGGGTGAAGGCGTCTGGCCGGAAATATTGGAGTTTAAAGTATGGGGAGAAGCAGAAGGCACTGAACCGGCCAACATTATGAATTATGATCCAGTCGAAGTGAAAACCGTAACAAGAAGTGCGCCAGTTCTGCCAAACCAGGTAAAAGCATGGTACCAGAATGGAAAATCAGGAATGGTGCCTGTGATATGGGATCATATCGAACCATCGGAGTACGCCTCTACAGGCAATTTTACGGTAACAGGAACTGTATATGGTGCGCCCCCAGAGCCTCGGCCTGAAGCCAAGGTGATTGTTGAGGGGTATCGTGAAGACTATGTTAGAGGTGTTGATATTTCCACGTTGACTGCCATTGAGGACAAAGGTGGAAAATACGTGGACAGCAACGGTACAGAGCGTGATTTGCTGGATATTCTCAAGGATCGCGGTGTCAATTATGTACGTCTTCGTCTGTGGAATGATCCACAGAAATCAGGGGGCTACAACGATAAGGAAGATGTTATTCGTCTGGCCAAACGGGTGAAGGAAAAAGGCATGAAAATCCTGTTGGACTTTCACTACTCAGATGAGTGGGCTCATCCGGGACAGCAGCTTCGTCCCAAAGCTTGGGAAGTTCTTTCCTTTGAAGAGCTGAAGCAGGAAGTATACAACTATACGGTTGAAGTTGTAGGAGAAATGAAAGCAAAGGGCGCCATGCCTGATATGGTGCAGATCGGTAACGAGATCAACAGTGGTCTTCTGAACGGCTTGAGCAGTGACGTGAATTTCAACGAAAATGTTGCATTGCTGAAAAGCGGAATCGATGCTGTACGTGCAGTAGAAGGTGAGGTCACCAATAACGCGGATAAGGTGAAGATCATGATCCATCTGGCTGAAGGTGGCAAGGCGGATATGTTCGACTGGTATTTCAGCGAGCTGGAGAAACGCGAACTCAAGTACGATATCATCGGACTTTCCTATTATCCGTTCTGGCATGGGACATTTGCCGATGTGCAGAAGACCATGAATGAAGTATCTAACAAGTTCCAAAAAGACGTGATTATTGCCGAGACATCGTATCCATTTTCCTACAAAAACGGGGATGCACACGGTAATATCATTGGCTCGGACGAAGCCCTTCATGTAGGTGGAGCAGACTTCCCTGCAACCGTTCAAGGGCAATATGATGCCATTGCTGGCATTATGGACATGATTGCAAATGTGCCGAATAACCATGGTGCAGGTTTCTTCTACTGGGAGCCAGCGTGGATTCCAGCCGGTGTAGGCTGGATTGCATCGGAAGGGAATGCATGGGAGAACCAGGCGATGTTTGACTACGACGAATTTCCGGCCAACGGCGGGCATTCTTATGAAGGCAGGGCGTTATGGTCCCTTGATGTGTACAAACGTGGATTGAATCTTCTGCCCGCAGACCGCCAGCAACTGGCTGCGGCGCTTGCACGAGCCGAATCATTAGTAGTGACTGATTTTACTCCGGAAAGTTGGGGACTCTGGCTCCGGCAATCACCTCAGCGAATGCAATATACGAACAGGCATACACGCCGGGTGGAGTGTCTCAAGCGGATACAGATGCAGCGACATCAGCATTGGAACATGTAA
- a CDS encoding ATP-binding protein — translation MKEKFREHDVSIPNKMVMFGPPGTGKTLTASHLAERLDLPLVLVRLDAIIHSHLGETGSNVRKLFEYARMNPCVLFLDEFDAIGRTRESNDEVKEMARVVNTLLQCLDEFDGDSILVAATNLETQLDHAIWRRFDTKMTYGMPDDSSRRLYIRKLVGAFEQEARLEDYICESLAGCSYADIEQIVLKAKRKAIIASSTLHKQLISDAYDEYRPRVLEC, via the coding sequence ATGAAAGAGAAGTTCAGAGAGCATGATGTATCGATCCCCAACAAAATGGTCATGTTTGGGCCTCCCGGTACGGGAAAAACATTAACGGCATCACATCTGGCGGAGCGCCTTGATCTGCCACTGGTCCTCGTGAGATTAGATGCGATCATCCATAGTCACCTTGGGGAGACGGGGAGTAATGTTCGCAAATTATTCGAGTATGCACGAATGAATCCTTGTGTGTTATTTCTAGATGAATTTGATGCAATAGGTCGCACGCGTGAGAGCAATGATGAAGTGAAAGAGATGGCTCGAGTCGTCAATACGTTGTTGCAGTGTCTGGATGAATTCGATGGGGACAGCATTCTGGTGGCTGCAACGAATCTGGAAACCCAACTGGATCATGCCATCTGGCGGCGTTTTGATACGAAGATGACCTATGGCATGCCTGATGATTCAAGTCGCAGATTGTATATCCGCAAGTTGGTGGGGGCATTTGAACAGGAGGCCCGGCTGGAAGATTACATATGTGAAAGCTTGGCAGGGTGCAGTTATGCGGATATAGAGCAGATTGTGTTGAAGGCAAAGCGGAAAGCGATTATTGCCAGTAGTACACTTCATAAGCAACTCATCTCGGATGCTTACGATGAATACAGGCCACGTGTCTTGGAGTGTTGA